The window TTCAACTGTATACAGAGCGCCCCATTTAATGACATCCCCCCAATTTGATCcaccccccctctctctctctctccctctctccctctcccacATGTCACCGCCTCTAATAACTCTATCAAGGATTGCTTTCGTTTGTAGAAGAGAGTCATGGTGCCAAGCGCCAACCAGTTAGTAATGACCATCAGGCATCGGGCAAGCAAGCAGTCAGTCAGGTTGAGCGTGTTGGGCGATTGGATGCCATCAAATATCAGGTGTGATAGTTATGGAAAATTGCAATGACCAAATGGTGTGTATTTGACCCAATATTGGTTGGTTACAACTTCCCATCCTGCCTTTATGACCCTGCTTTGCATTTGTACACTTCTTCTAATTAATTCATCAACCCAACTTGATCACCACGTCATAGAGACGTGGGCCATCTTAATTCTTCCTTTATTAATGCCCTATTAGATTTTTGCCTGCCCCTCATAATATTGCTCTCTCTGTCTGCCCCTCTCTCAGCCTATATAACCACCGAAACATTTTCACCATTTCATCTTACACTCACAGGGTGTCCGAGTGTGTGCGGGAGTCAATTGATTGAAGCCATGGTTTCCTTCCAAACGCCCCTATCTCCTGATCCAACCAGGCCTATTGTCCCCGAGTTTGAGAATTTATCCAAGAAGAGGAAGTGGGAAAAGACTGGGACTGAAGAGGTTTTCAAGTTGCAGTCCAAGGCGAAAAGCACAAAATCCATCTTCGATATTGAGCTACAACTTGAGACTCCATTACCTTTGGAGTGGCAAAGATGCCTTGATATTCAGGTACACCTCAGATATATTGTATTCATGTAAGCCCAATTATAATTGTTAACTAACTAGactaatttatacatatatatagtaTATAGCAACCGGGGCCTTACTGTTTTATCGTCTTGATCATGCAGTCAGGGCAGATACACTTCTACAACACGAGAACCCATAAGAGAACATCCAGGGATCCAAGGGCAAGTCCAGACCCGCTGAGTCCTGGCCCCATGAGCTTGGAACTGGAGCTCAACCTACCTTGCGACTCACTCAGGAGGAACCGCCCTGATGACGATATGGGAAAGTGGAATTCAGGCAGTCCCTCCCACAATTCAAAGGAATCCTTACAGAAGAAGAATCCAGGGGGGGTAGCATGCTCTCCATCGTGGTTGGCATTCGAAGGGGATAACCAAGAGATGGTTGCAGCTGTGTGCAAGCGGTGTCACATGCTGGTAATGCTGTGCAAGTCCTCACCGACATGTCCAAACTGCAAATTCATGCACCCACCAGACCAAACCCCTCCCAACCTTTTCAAGCGAAGGTTTAGCCTCTTGTGTTAGTTTTTTTACGTAGGACGAGATCCACGGTCGAACCCTTGAAGCGACACAAGCCAAATATCTTAGACTAGAATCCTAATTTGGTTCATCTTTAATCAATTGCTACCTTCACTTGAGATAGAGAAACCAAAATTATGTTATAATATTGTAAATATACAAgtaggttttctttctttgaactTAATTTTGGTTGTGTAAGGAGGTCATTGTGGGTGCAGGAGATGGGAGATGGGAGATGGGAGATGGGATATCAATTCCACCTTTATTTGTATGTGTTTCATACTCTATTGACGCAATCTCAGTTGGGTTTCTCCATGTCATATTTAATGTCTGTTAAGAACTAGACCAGACCCCAACAACTCTGCAGTCACTCTCTTTATCCCTGCGTgtcatagggtgcatgcaagaGGCTGCAGATTAATTTATCAGTGTTAGAGCCCGTTTGAAGTGCTTCTAGTTCTATCGGGGTCAACTTAGGTATTCTTCATAGATGGAGAATACCTTCTCCTCTCTAAAACTTTTGCTTTCTCTTGATTATTAACTTACTTGTGAATGTTCCTCTTCCTCCATCAATAATACCCTTCGCCCGctaaaatttttactttttgaattCACTTTTCCATCTTGGATTCATATGAAAAATGAGAGATGAGCAAAAACGTactaatgaatttcaaatcttCTTTATACCTCGTCtagttttatatataattaaaataacatatgtgagaatatttgtttcttttttctttttattttttctctttttatttgttcttaattattataaacttctaataaattaaattaagctaatatataaaaattatttagttttattttgtaataataaattatcatccttttatatttagattttgattttgagaggattaaaagcattttttcaaaaaacaagtcATCTCTcacaaacttttaaaaatctagatAATCATTTCAAGTAATTCATTAACAATCACTTTTCAAatggtttttcaaaaaaaattaatttttctaatataacacattaaaaaaaaaatttgttattattatttttatattcaactaGGAAGTGATTTTTCTTACAAATGTTTTTATGAAAGTGGGATTAAGAGCCTCTTTAGGAgtgatattgaaaatttttgaattgttccttacataaatttgatatttaatagacttttgaaaatcatttctaaaattctcatttaaaGTGATTCCTAAATACTCATGTGGAAGGTGTTTCtttcaaaagttaattttttttagatgacATATTACCATAAATAATgtcaaagttgttttttttttttttttttttgatatttattgcCAAACATCAAATGATAGTTTCTAAAAAGGCTTCTAATAAAAGCATTAATAATAGAAACGTTATGGAGAAAAGTGCTTTAGCCTTTAGTTGGAATCATTCCTAAATGGGTTCTAATAGAAATGTTACGGAGAAAAGTGTTTTAGTTAGAATTATTTCTAAATGAATTCAAGTAAAAACGTTGCGTACTAAAAATCACTCAAAAATGATCTCCTATTTTGATTagcttttgataattttattccaCTATCACACTCAATTTGACACGTTATGTCTTTGAGTATCATACAAATTATAGTCAATTTTGAGGTACTCCAAAGTTGATTTAAAGTTCTTTTAAGTATGTGTTGGAATATGATAAATCACTATTGAATGtgaaaaagttgaaaatgaaaagaaaatattgaaaaacagaagtaaaaaaatgcaaatatCCAATGTAAGATGTTTAAACATTGGTTATTCCTTTCAGCATTTTgaagcccccccccccccccccccttttttaatatatatatttttagatatttttggtaaaataacctTGTAAAAATCCACTTTGAATATCTATAAGGGTTTTGATATAAAAACTTAATTACTTTGATATAAAAACCCACTTTATTAGATATTTATGGTCATTTAGTtgtattctttttatatttataatttttttaatgaaaagaaactataaaataaaatatttacacaTTGAATTAAAAGAAGAAGTACAATAACCTTTAAAGCCAaactttataacatttttaggAATATCTAACCTCTAAATGAAAGCTGATGGATATTTTGTTTGATTACTTCCTCTTAATTGAGAatatactaatatttttttctttttttgacacAATAAAATTTAGAGGagctttaaattaaattatttttgaataattggtttgaaacttattatttaatttttattttaagtattaaggttatttaataaaactaacTAAAAATCTATCTTAAGTTAATATCAAATTAACTTATTTACCTTCATTAATTGTAAttagtatttattattttaaatactcatatttaaagtattataaatatataaaataaccacaaaatatttactataaaaaatgattcataGATGTAGAGTAATGACTCTCAAATATactcttattatatataaacaaataaaaaaattaagattatttaaattatgacactaaattattttatgaataatttgtgaaatatgtttaatatgttttagtga is drawn from Vitis riparia cultivar Riparia Gloire de Montpellier isolate 1030 chromosome 18, EGFV_Vit.rip_1.0, whole genome shotgun sequence and contains these coding sequences:
- the LOC117906225 gene encoding uncharacterized protein LOC117906225 translates to MVSFQTPLSPDPTRPIVPEFENLSKKRKWEKTGTEEVFKLQSKAKSTKSIFDIELQLETPLPLEWQRCLDIQSGQIHFYNTRTHKRTSRDPRASPDPLSPGPMSLELELNLPCDSLRRNRPDDDMGKWNSGSPSHNSKESLQKKNPGGVACSPSWLAFEGDNQEMVAAVCKRCHMLVMLCKSSPTCPNCKFMHPPDQTPPNLFKRRFSLLC